In the Solibacillus sp. FSL K6-1523 genome, one interval contains:
- a CDS encoding alpha/beta family hydrolase translates to MKPKKSLKYKIITGSAIFFILLISGFFIYVNSYYKAGSLALDSLKTDAFVKVEENGDILFEPVSHAKNIGFIFYPGAKVEASAYASLANEIASKGYPVIIAKMTFNLAILSPNRADHIISNYENIDTWVIGGHSLGGVMASNYALENNKIKGLVLLASYPQNKVDFTNKPMKVLSLWGSNDQVADLNKVKKAKNVMPSDAEFIEIKGGNHGGFGDYGHQKGDGESSITNKQQMMDSATYIIELLDSLNFE, encoded by the coding sequence ATGAAACCCAAAAAATCATTAAAATATAAAATTATTACTGGAAGCGCGATTTTTTTCATACTATTAATTTCTGGATTTTTTATTTATGTGAATTCATACTACAAGGCTGGTTCGTTAGCTTTAGATAGTTTGAAAACCGACGCTTTTGTTAAAGTTGAGGAAAATGGAGATATATTATTTGAACCCGTATCTCATGCAAAAAATATAGGATTTATTTTCTATCCAGGAGCAAAGGTAGAAGCTTCAGCATATGCAAGTTTAGCAAATGAAATAGCATCAAAAGGGTATCCTGTGATTATTGCAAAAATGACATTTAACTTAGCCATTTTATCGCCTAATAGAGCAGATCATATAATAAGTAATTATGAAAATATTGATACTTGGGTTATAGGTGGACATTCTTTAGGGGGAGTGATGGCGTCAAATTATGCTCTTGAAAACAATAAAATAAAAGGCTTAGTATTGTTAGCATCCTACCCACAAAATAAAGTAGATTTTACTAATAAACCAATGAAAGTATTATCATTATGGGGAAGTAATGATCAAGTTGCAGATTTAAATAAAGTAAAAAAGGCTAAAAATGTAATGCCAAGTGACGCAGAATTTATAGAAATAAAAGGTGGAAATCATGGAGGTTTTGGAGATTATGGACATCAAAAAGGTGACGGTGAATCTTCCATAACAAATAAACAGCAAATGATGGACTCAGCAACTTACATTATTGAACTTTTGGATAGTTTAAACTTTGAGTAA